From a region of the Rhodococcus sp. 4CII genome:
- a CDS encoding alpha/beta fold hydrolase, translated as MNSPHIATTNTAAADRRGSRHGPAIVFVHGFLDDALVWGPVVETPTLQKFETHCIDLAGVGSRVSEAGPFTLERFARDVAATIDDQEEACVLVGQSMGALVAELAAQERPDAVAALVLVTPVPLAGTNLTGEAAASFRSLGGDAAGQRAGRAQLTVSLDADTLDRLADEGARLRPDVVEAYFDAWNEGHPAGNLPSSYTGPTLIVRGDGDGFVTEDLLHAAVIPRFAQVQVRQIAGAGHWPHLEQPQALATMVSTFVSSLNTAGGRAE; from the coding sequence ATGAATTCTCCACACATCGCCACCACGAACACCGCAGCAGCGGACCGCCGCGGCAGCCGACATGGACCCGCGATCGTCTTCGTCCACGGTTTCCTGGACGATGCCTTGGTGTGGGGCCCCGTAGTCGAGACGCCGACGTTGCAGAAGTTCGAAACGCATTGCATCGATCTGGCCGGCGTCGGATCCCGGGTATCCGAAGCAGGCCCCTTCACGCTCGAACGATTCGCGCGCGACGTCGCGGCCACCATCGATGACCAGGAGGAAGCGTGTGTCCTGGTGGGCCAGAGCATGGGTGCACTCGTCGCGGAGTTGGCAGCACAGGAACGGCCGGATGCCGTTGCAGCCCTCGTGCTGGTGACTCCCGTGCCCCTGGCCGGCACCAACCTGACGGGGGAGGCGGCAGCATCATTCCGCAGTCTCGGTGGCGACGCCGCGGGCCAACGTGCTGGGCGGGCGCAGTTGACCGTCTCACTGGATGCGGACACCCTCGATCGTCTGGCCGACGAGGGCGCCCGGCTGCGTCCGGACGTCGTCGAGGCCTACTTCGACGCATGGAACGAAGGGCATCCCGCCGGCAACCTCCCCAGCTCCTACACCGGGCCGACCCTGATCGTGCGCGGCGACGGCGACGGGTTCGTCACCGAAGACCTGCTCCACGCGGCGGTCATCCCCCGATTCGCTCAGGTGCAGGTCAGGCAGATCGCCGGCGCAGGACACTGGCCTCATCTCGAGCAACCACAAGCACTGGCCACCATGGTTTCCACGTTCGTATCTTCCCTGAACACCGCAGGCGGCCGGGCTGAATAA
- a CDS encoding NmrA family NAD(P)-binding protein translates to MNRKTLVIAANGRVASRVVAELHAVGSAPTALVRDQAKAVETLRTSSGERTFGELIVGELTDTDLVESAMRDVDVAFLALGSSPDQVALEKRVIDAAARTGLAHLIKLSAAYANSESSVSVLRVHAEINDYLAANAVPSTLISPSTFMEIVYLGAVSLRETDGWVGTAPRGANALIDSQDVVDAVIAVIRDPSTRGGEYVLTGPTALTWPDVAAALSKTVGREITYRPVDVAERVAQLHAAGLDDWRIELLIGLDDINRHGLYAEPTTDFERLTGRPPRDITSFIARNAETFRAT, encoded by the coding sequence GTGAATCGGAAAACATTGGTAATCGCTGCAAATGGTCGTGTGGCGAGCCGTGTGGTTGCCGAACTTCACGCGGTCGGCTCGGCACCTACCGCTCTTGTGCGGGATCAAGCGAAAGCCGTGGAGACCTTACGGACCAGCAGCGGCGAGCGCACGTTCGGGGAACTCATCGTCGGTGAATTGACCGACACGGATCTCGTCGAGTCGGCGATGCGTGATGTCGACGTCGCATTCCTCGCTCTCGGAAGCAGTCCGGACCAGGTCGCTCTCGAGAAGAGGGTGATCGATGCAGCGGCGCGCACCGGGCTCGCGCACCTGATCAAGTTGTCCGCTGCGTACGCGAACAGCGAGTCGTCGGTATCGGTGCTTCGAGTGCACGCAGAAATCAACGACTATCTCGCCGCAAACGCTGTGCCTTCGACGCTCATCAGTCCGTCGACCTTCATGGAGATCGTCTACCTGGGTGCAGTGTCGCTCAGGGAGACCGACGGCTGGGTAGGCACCGCCCCGCGGGGCGCCAACGCGCTCATCGATTCACAGGATGTGGTCGACGCGGTCATTGCCGTGATCCGGGACCCGAGCACGCGCGGTGGCGAGTACGTCCTCACCGGGCCGACTGCCCTCACCTGGCCCGACGTCGCAGCAGCCCTGAGCAAGACCGTCGGGCGAGAGATCACCTACCGGCCGGTCGACGTTGCCGAACGCGTCGCACAACTTCATGCGGCCGGACTGGATGACTGGCGCATCGAGCTTCTAATCGGCCTCGACGACATCAACCGCCACGGCTTGTATGCCGAGCCGACAACGGATTTCGAACGTTTGACCGGCCGCCCACCCCGTGACATCACCAGTTTCATCGCGCGGAACGCGGAGACGTTCCGCGCTACCTGA
- the fgd gene encoding glucose-6-phosphate dehydrogenase (coenzyme-F420) — translation MKLGYKASAEQFGPRELVELGVLAEAHGMDSATVSDHFQPWRHQGGHAPFSLAWMTAVGERTERLVLGTSVMTPTFRYNPAVVAQAFATMGCLYPGRIMLGVGTGEALNEIATGFAGPWPEFKERFGRLREAVALMRELWLGDRVNFEGNYYKTVGASIYDVPEGGIPVYIAAGGPVVARYAGHAGDGFICTSGKGMELYTDKLMPAVAEGVAKAERDVAEIDKMIEIKISYDTDPELALENTRFWAPLSLTPEQKHSIDDPIEMEKAADALPIEQVAKRWIVASDPDEAVAQIRPYLDAGLNHLVFHAPGHDQKRFLELFEKDLAPRLRALA, via the coding sequence ATGAAGTTGGGGTACAAGGCGTCCGCGGAGCAGTTCGGTCCGCGGGAGTTGGTGGAGCTGGGTGTGCTGGCGGAGGCGCACGGGATGGATTCGGCGACGGTGTCGGATCATTTCCAGCCGTGGCGGCATCAGGGTGGTCATGCGCCGTTCTCGCTGGCGTGGATGACCGCGGTCGGCGAACGCACCGAACGGTTGGTGTTGGGGACGTCGGTGATGACGCCGACGTTCCGGTACAACCCGGCGGTGGTGGCGCAGGCGTTCGCGACGATGGGATGTCTGTATCCGGGGCGGATCATGCTCGGTGTCGGTACCGGTGAGGCGCTCAACGAGATCGCGACCGGTTTCGCCGGTCCGTGGCCGGAGTTCAAGGAGCGGTTCGGACGGTTGCGGGAGGCCGTCGCCTTGATGCGCGAGCTGTGGCTCGGTGACCGGGTGAACTTCGAAGGCAACTACTACAAGACGGTCGGAGCATCGATCTACGACGTGCCCGAGGGTGGGATCCCGGTGTACATCGCGGCCGGCGGTCCGGTGGTGGCCCGGTACGCCGGCCACGCCGGCGACGGGTTCATCTGCACCTCCGGTAAGGGCATGGAGTTGTACACCGACAAGCTGATGCCGGCGGTCGCGGAGGGTGTGGCGAAGGCGGAGAGGGACGTCGCGGAGATCGACAAGATGATCGAGATCAAGATCTCGTATGACACGGATCCGGAGTTGGCGCTGGAGAACACCCGGTTCTGGGCGCCGCTGTCGCTGACGCCGGAGCAGAAGCACAGCATCGACGATCCGATCGAGATGGAGAAGGCGGCGGACGCGTTGCCGATCGAGCAGGTCGCGAAGCGGTGGATCGTGGCGTCGGATCCGGACGAGGCGGTGGCGCAGATCCGCCCCTATCTCGATGCCGGGTTGAACCACCTCGTGTTCCACGCGCCCGGGCACGATCAGAAGCGGTTCCTGGAGTTGTTCGAGAAGGATCTCGCCCCCCGACTGCGGGCCCTGGCATGA
- the pgi gene encoding glucose-6-phosphate isomerase — protein sequence MSSMNRAEVTGTALWEKLADHQKTVAPLHLRELFDADPTRGRDLTVTAADLYIDYSKHRITRETLGLLLDLAKAAGVEEHRDAMFSGAHINTSEDRAVLHTAMRMPPDGELIVDGQDVIGDVHAVLDRMGEFTDRVRSGYWRGATGKRIQAVVNIGIGGSDLGPAMVCRALRHYADGPQVRFVSNIDPTDLLATLAGLDPATTLFVVVSKTFSTLETMTNATAARRWLTDALGEDAVPQHFVAVSTDAERVAAFGIAPGSVFGFWDWVGGRYSVGSAVGVAVMAAIGREGFAEFLGGFRKVDEHFRTAPLEANAPVLLGLLGVWYASFFGADSRAVLPYAHDLGRFPAYLQQLTMESNGKSVRADGRPVGTGTGEVFWGEPGTNGQHAFHQLLHQGTRLIPVDFIGFAQPIEDLPTLDGVGSMHGVLMANLLAQSRVLAFGKTADEIAAEGTDTALVPHKVMPGNRPSTTILGTKLTPSTLGQLIALYEHQVFVQGVVWGIDSFDQWGVELGKTSALELGPALWDRDGSAPTGDSSTAGLIREYRRARDAE from the coding sequence ATGAGCAGCATGAACCGCGCGGAGGTCACCGGGACCGCGCTGTGGGAGAAACTCGCCGACCACCAGAAAACCGTTGCGCCGCTGCACCTGCGGGAGCTGTTCGACGCGGATCCGACTAGGGGCCGGGATCTGACGGTCACCGCGGCCGACCTCTACATCGACTACAGCAAGCACCGCATCACGCGCGAGACCCTCGGGCTGCTCCTGGACCTGGCTAAGGCCGCCGGCGTGGAGGAACACCGGGACGCAATGTTCTCGGGCGCGCACATCAACACCTCGGAAGACCGGGCGGTGCTCCATACCGCGATGCGGATGCCGCCCGACGGTGAGCTGATCGTGGACGGGCAGGACGTCATCGGTGATGTGCATGCCGTGTTGGATCGGATGGGCGAGTTCACCGACCGGGTGCGGTCCGGGTATTGGCGCGGGGCCACCGGAAAGCGGATCCAGGCCGTGGTGAACATCGGGATCGGGGGCTCGGATCTGGGGCCGGCGATGGTGTGCCGGGCGTTGCGGCACTACGCGGACGGACCGCAGGTGCGGTTCGTGTCGAATATCGACCCCACCGACCTGCTGGCCACACTGGCGGGCCTCGACCCGGCCACCACCCTGTTCGTGGTGGTGTCGAAGACGTTCTCGACCTTGGAGACGATGACCAACGCCACCGCGGCCCGCCGGTGGCTCACCGACGCGCTGGGGGAGGACGCGGTGCCGCAGCATTTCGTCGCCGTGTCCACCGATGCCGAGCGGGTGGCCGCGTTCGGGATCGCCCCGGGCAGTGTATTCGGGTTCTGGGATTGGGTCGGGGGTCGGTATTCGGTGGGGTCGGCTGTCGGGGTCGCGGTGATGGCCGCGATTGGGCGGGAGGGGTTCGCCGAGTTCCTGGGTGGGTTCCGGAAGGTTGATGAGCATTTCCGCACGGCCCCGCTCGAGGCGAACGCTCCGGTCCTGCTGGGCCTGCTCGGGGTCTGGTACGCGAGCTTCTTCGGCGCCGACTCACGCGCCGTGCTGCCGTATGCGCACGACCTCGGGCGGTTCCCGGCGTATCTGCAGCAGCTGACGATGGAATCGAACGGCAAATCGGTGCGGGCGGACGGCCGCCCGGTAGGGACGGGGACGGGGGAGGTGTTCTGGGGTGAGCCCGGCACGAACGGTCAGCACGCGTTCCATCAGCTACTGCACCAGGGCACCCGGCTGATCCCGGTTGACTTCATTGGCTTCGCTCAGCCGATCGAGGATCTGCCCACCCTCGACGGGGTCGGGTCGATGCACGGAGTACTGATGGCGAACCTGCTCGCCCAATCCCGGGTGCTCGCGTTCGGCAAGACCGCCGACGAGATCGCGGCCGAGGGCACCGACACCGCGCTGGTCCCGCACAAGGTGATGCCCGGCAACCGACCCTCCACCACAATTCTCGGAACGAAACTGACGCCGTCCACGCTGGGCCAGTTGATCGCGCTGTATGAGCACCAGGTGTTCGTGCAAGGGGTGGTGTGGGGTATCGACTCGTTCGACCAGTGGGGAGTCGAGCTCGGCAAGACCTCAGCCCTCGAGCTGGGACCGGCCCTCTGGGACCGTGACGGATCCGCTCCGACCGGGGACAGTTCCACCGCCGGATTGATCCGCGAGTACCGGAGAGCAAGGGACGCAGAGTAA
- a CDS encoding MBL fold metallo-hydrolase yields MYDIHPDAGVGDSRFHLNRYSPILDMTVACLIKSKSLTLKLRSRSMTNPLSYDVLVLDGTPRVTDLRMPNGDPIVSSPLSVTLIYGDSEAVLVDAPFTFDQVQQVGDWVEQHGKRLSHIYATHGHGDHWFGTSALIERFPGARAYATEGTIRVMREQATVGREQLWDKVFPGLVPDSPIVAEPVPTEGFTIEGQLMRAIEVGHTDTDDTTVLHVPSIDLVVAGDVVYNGVHQMLLECGDHGLDSWLKALDIVDELNPKAVVAGHKDPNLADDPKTIDETRQYLLDAKRLLNETPTPQAFFDEMIELHPNRLNQGPVWYGALGLLSTP; encoded by the coding sequence ATGTATGACATCCACCCGGACGCGGGAGTGGGCGATTCCCGCTTTCACCTCAACCGATATTCCCCTATCCTTGACATGACCGTAGCTTGTTTGATCAAGTCGAAATCATTGACCCTGAAGCTGAGGAGTAGATCCATGACAAACCCACTGTCCTATGACGTCCTCGTTCTCGACGGCACGCCGAGAGTGACCGACCTGCGCATGCCGAACGGGGACCCTATCGTCTCATCACCGCTGTCGGTCACCCTCATCTACGGGGACAGCGAAGCCGTGCTGGTGGATGCACCCTTCACCTTCGATCAGGTCCAACAAGTGGGGGACTGGGTCGAGCAACACGGCAAGCGTCTGTCCCACATCTACGCCACGCACGGACACGGCGACCACTGGTTCGGCACATCCGCTCTGATCGAACGCTTCCCCGGTGCTCGCGCCTACGCCACCGAAGGGACAATCCGCGTCATGCGAGAGCAGGCAACCGTCGGCCGTGAGCAACTGTGGGACAAAGTCTTTCCCGGCCTGGTACCGGATTCGCCGATTGTGGCCGAACCCGTCCCGACGGAGGGCTTCACGATCGAAGGGCAGCTGATGCGAGCCATCGAAGTCGGGCACACCGACACCGACGACACCACTGTCCTGCATGTCCCCTCCATCGACCTCGTCGTTGCCGGTGACGTTGTCTACAACGGCGTCCATCAGATGTTGCTCGAGTGCGGCGACCATGGTCTCGACTCGTGGCTGAAGGCGTTGGACATCGTTGACGAACTCAACCCGAAAGCGGTTGTCGCCGGCCATAAGGACCCGAACCTGGCAGACGACCCGAAAACCATAGATGAAACGCGACAGTACCTTCTGGACGCCAAGCGGCTGTTGAACGAAACTCCGACGCCTCAAGCATTTTTCGACGAGATGATCGAACTCCACCCGAACCGGCTGAATCAGGGTCCGGTGTGGTACGGCGCACTGGGTCTGCTGTCCACCCCGTGA
- a CDS encoding WhiB family transcriptional regulator, which yields MPALMLKLPPPVAESWDWQLTAACRDADPTVFFYLDNERGEPRENRVRAAKRICLRCPVRARCLNHALEARETHGIWGGYTEDERRTLRRRRELEQAVPVRSRKR from the coding sequence ATGCCGGCGTTGATGTTGAAGCTTCCGCCACCGGTCGCCGAGTCCTGGGACTGGCAACTCACCGCCGCATGCCGGGACGCCGACCCGACGGTGTTCTTTTATCTGGACAATGAACGAGGCGAGCCCCGAGAAAATCGAGTACGCGCAGCCAAAAGAATCTGCCTCCGCTGCCCCGTGCGGGCGCGGTGCCTGAACCATGCACTCGAGGCACGCGAAACCCATGGCATCTGGGGCGGCTACACCGAGGACGAGCGAAGGACGCTTCGACGCCGCCGTGAACTTGAGCAAGCTGTCCCTGTTCGATCTCGCAAGCGATGA
- a CDS encoding response regulator transcription factor translates to MIRVFLVDDHEVVRRGIADLLTADPELTVVGEAASYAQAVARIPAVTPDVAVLDVRLPDGNGIELCRELHSLMPELHCLILTSFTDEQAMLDAILAGASGYVVKDIRGMELAQAVHDVGAGKSLLDSRAAGTLMTKVRADATDKDGIFGHLTNQERTLLALLGEGLTNRQIAARMFLAEKTVKNYVSRLLTKLGVERRTQAAVLATKMPPRPSGT, encoded by the coding sequence ATGATCAGGGTCTTTCTGGTGGACGATCACGAGGTCGTCCGACGCGGGATCGCGGATCTACTCACCGCCGATCCCGAATTGACCGTGGTCGGCGAGGCTGCCTCCTACGCGCAGGCTGTGGCGCGCATCCCGGCTGTGACGCCGGATGTCGCCGTCCTGGATGTGCGCCTACCGGACGGCAACGGAATCGAGCTGTGCCGCGAACTGCACTCGCTGATGCCGGAATTGCATTGCCTCATCCTGACGTCGTTCACGGACGAGCAGGCGATGCTCGACGCGATTCTCGCCGGGGCGAGTGGATACGTGGTGAAGGACATCCGGGGCATGGAACTGGCGCAGGCGGTGCACGACGTGGGGGCCGGCAAATCGCTCCTCGACAGTCGCGCGGCCGGCACCCTCATGACCAAGGTGCGTGCGGACGCCACCGACAAGGACGGAATCTTCGGGCACCTGACCAATCAGGAACGGACGTTGCTCGCCCTGCTCGGTGAGGGGCTGACGAACCGTCAGATCGCGGCGCGGATGTTCCTCGCGGAGAAAACGGTCAAGAACTACGTGTCACGGCTGCTGACCAAATTGGGTGTGGAGCGGAGGACCCAGGCCGCGGTGCTCGCCACGAAGATGCCGCCTCGACCGTCCGGCACCTGA
- a CDS encoding GAF domain-containing sensor histidine kinase, whose translation MTRRPDEPDRGPLLGSLSELRLRELLTEVQERVEQIVDARDHVDGLLEAMLAVASGLDLDNTLRTIVHAAINLVDARYGALGVVGSGGGLSQFVFEGIDAETRERFGDLPRGRGVLGFLVTDPKPMRLDDLSRHSASVGFPPDHPPMKTFLGVPIQIRDEVFGNLYLTEKANDAQFTEDDEVLLRALAAAAGIAIENARLYEESRARQAWLEATREIATELLAGSDTAAVLQVIADDALALTAADSAFLAVPDDPDIPSDEITELVVTASAGTVSDRIIGRSIPVERSTSGEAFRERTPLRVTALAFDPGFATRDRFGPALALPLRAAQSVVGVLVTLRHVDAAPFTDDQLALMSGFADQAAVALQLANSQRRMHELDVLSDRDRIARDLHDHVIQRLFAVGLSLQSTLQRAKAPIVKERLEQSVDDLHDIVRDIRTAIFDLHGGSGGMTQFRRRLHDIVAEATADSGLRTTVHMSGPLSVIDSGLAEHAEAVLREALSNAVRHAGADTVTVSISVYDDLAIEVADDGKGFAQNVVTSGLDNLAARAREVNGHCAVDSTLGGGTTLRWSAPLP comes from the coding sequence GTGACCCGTCGACCGGATGAGCCCGACCGAGGTCCGTTACTCGGCAGCCTGTCCGAGCTTCGGCTCCGTGAGCTCCTGACCGAGGTGCAGGAACGCGTCGAACAGATCGTCGATGCCCGAGATCACGTCGACGGCCTGCTCGAGGCGATGCTCGCCGTCGCGTCCGGGCTCGACCTCGACAACACGCTGCGCACCATCGTCCATGCCGCGATCAATCTGGTGGATGCCCGCTACGGCGCGCTGGGGGTGGTCGGTTCGGGTGGGGGTCTGAGCCAGTTCGTCTTCGAGGGCATCGACGCGGAGACCCGTGAACGTTTCGGTGACCTGCCCCGCGGCCGGGGGGTGCTCGGTTTCCTCGTCACGGATCCGAAGCCGATGCGGTTGGACGATCTGTCCCGGCACTCCGCCTCGGTCGGATTCCCGCCCGACCATCCTCCGATGAAAACCTTTCTGGGAGTGCCCATTCAGATCCGGGACGAGGTCTTCGGGAATCTGTATCTCACCGAGAAGGCCAACGATGCACAGTTCACCGAGGACGACGAGGTCCTTCTGCGCGCACTCGCGGCCGCCGCCGGCATCGCGATCGAGAACGCCCGCCTGTACGAGGAGTCCCGCGCGAGGCAGGCGTGGCTCGAGGCGACTCGTGAGATCGCGACCGAACTGCTCGCGGGAAGTGACACCGCCGCGGTGCTGCAGGTCATCGCCGACGACGCGCTCGCCCTCACCGCCGCCGACAGCGCCTTCCTCGCGGTGCCGGACGATCCGGACATCCCGTCGGACGAGATCACCGAGCTCGTGGTCACGGCGTCGGCCGGGACGGTGTCGGATCGCATCATCGGCCGATCGATCCCGGTGGAGAGGTCCACCTCCGGTGAGGCTTTCCGCGAGCGGACGCCGCTGCGGGTCACTGCGCTGGCCTTCGACCCCGGGTTCGCGACCCGGGATCGGTTCGGTCCGGCATTGGCGCTTCCGTTACGGGCAGCACAGTCGGTGGTGGGGGTACTGGTGACGCTCCGTCACGTCGACGCGGCGCCGTTCACGGACGACCAGCTGGCGTTGATGTCGGGATTTGCGGATCAGGCGGCCGTCGCGCTGCAGCTCGCCAACAGTCAGCGTCGGATGCACGAGCTCGATGTCTTGTCCGACCGCGATCGGATCGCGCGCGACCTGCACGACCACGTCATTCAGCGGCTCTTCGCGGTCGGCCTGTCGCTGCAGAGCACTCTGCAACGGGCCAAGGCTCCCATCGTCAAGGAGCGGCTCGAACAATCGGTCGACGATCTGCATGACATCGTGCGTGACATCCGTACCGCCATTTTCGACCTTCACGGCGGTTCGGGCGGGATGACCCAGTTCCGGCGGCGGTTGCACGACATTGTCGCCGAGGCCACCGCGGACTCCGGGCTTCGCACCACCGTGCACATGTCCGGACCGCTGTCGGTGATCGACTCCGGGCTCGCCGAACATGCCGAGGCCGTGCTGCGTGAGGCATTGAGCAACGCGGTGCGGCACGCCGGAGCTGACACGGTCACGGTCAGCATCTCCGTCTACGACGATCTCGCCATCGAGGTCGCGGACGACGGCAAGGGGTTCGCCCAGAACGTTGTCACGAGCGGATTGGACAATCTGGCCGCCCGGGCACGGGAGGTGAACGGGCACTGCGCGGTCGACTCGACCCTCGGCGGCGGGACCACACTGCGGTGGTCCGCTCCACTCCCCTGA
- a CDS encoding Acg family FMN-binding oxidoreductase: MDSTVPDENVVRIAVDLACRAPSVHNSQPWQWAYADGRLDLYTDRGRVLASTDPTGRQLVVSCGAALHHLQTALTALKWSADIQRVPEGPHSGHLATIRFRRDARPQSHDFDLLAAIRHRHSDRRPFGPVSVKAPLPAALPAVVRRRDVHLTVLGQDARPTLAKATEMTAAARKYDSAYQAELHWWAGHSNPQGGIPAEALATADNRDRVAIGRRFPAGRDTGATTEIDRSTVLVLSTDSDGRGEWLRAGEALSAVLLEATVESLSTCPLTHMTELRQGREIIRELLPDRGFPQALIRVGTTEKKSPPRQTPRRPVESVLSVGRRTASR; the protein is encoded by the coding sequence ATGGACAGCACCGTTCCCGACGAGAACGTGGTTCGCATTGCCGTCGATCTGGCGTGCCGGGCGCCGTCGGTACACAACAGCCAGCCGTGGCAGTGGGCGTACGCCGACGGCCGACTCGACCTGTACACCGACCGCGGCCGGGTCTTGGCGTCCACGGATCCCACGGGCCGGCAACTGGTCGTGAGTTGCGGCGCGGCGTTGCATCATCTCCAGACGGCGCTGACCGCTCTCAAGTGGTCCGCGGACATTCAGCGCGTCCCGGAGGGTCCTCACTCGGGGCACTTGGCAACGATCAGGTTCCGCCGCGACGCCCGGCCGCAGTCACACGACTTCGATCTGCTCGCAGCGATCCGGCACCGGCACTCCGACCGCAGGCCCTTCGGCCCGGTCAGCGTGAAGGCCCCGTTGCCCGCGGCCTTGCCCGCCGTGGTGCGCCGCCGGGACGTCCACCTCACGGTGCTGGGGCAGGACGCACGTCCGACCCTGGCGAAGGCGACCGAAATGACCGCGGCCGCGCGGAAATACGACTCCGCATATCAAGCCGAACTCCATTGGTGGGCAGGTCATTCCAACCCGCAGGGCGGAATCCCGGCGGAGGCGCTCGCCACCGCAGACAACCGCGACCGCGTCGCCATCGGGCGCCGTTTCCCGGCCGGCCGAGACACCGGCGCGACCACGGAGATCGACCGCTCGACGGTTCTGGTGTTGAGCACGGACAGCGACGGCCGCGGTGAGTGGCTCCGAGCAGGCGAGGCGCTCTCCGCGGTGCTCCTGGAGGCAACCGTCGAGAGTCTGTCGACGTGTCCGCTGACCCACATGACCGAACTACGGCAGGGCCGGGAGATCATCCGCGAACTACTCCCCGACCGCGGTTTCCCGCAGGCCCTGATCCGGGTGGGGACCACGGAGAAGAAGTCTCCGCCCCGGCAGACTCCGCGACGACCCGTCGAATCGGTGTTGTCCGTCGGTCGCCGAACCGCCTCCCGCTGA
- a CDS encoding LLM class flavin-dependent oxidoreductase has protein sequence MKLSTVFAPMLATPDHIAIAEQLGYERAWVFDTPHQSPDVWITLARAADKTERIGIGPGVLVPSLRHPMSAAAATATLASLAPGRVAVAFGTGFTGRRAMGQNALPWNAVAQYVSAYRRLLRGEIVEWEGAPIQMFNSADRLADAARDVPILLSAMGPKGETIAKSLEVDGLMSFGSTVPAMKDFAWSVIQVGGTVLEEGEDADSDRVKATAGPAWAISYHAAHDFQGGFAAVETMPGGKEWSEVIARTPEVERHLAIHDGHLMYLNEADDAAWKGGGKALLPDLTFSGDAGRLRDLIASYAEEGVTEVAILTSGPDIPHELETYWKALDGIQ, from the coding sequence ATGAAGCTGTCCACCGTATTCGCCCCGATGCTCGCGACACCCGACCACATCGCGATCGCCGAGCAGCTCGGTTACGAGCGCGCATGGGTGTTCGACACGCCGCATCAGAGCCCCGACGTCTGGATCACCCTGGCAAGGGCGGCCGACAAGACCGAGCGCATCGGCATCGGCCCGGGTGTGCTGGTACCCAGCCTCCGTCATCCGATGTCGGCTGCCGCGGCGACCGCAACGTTGGCATCATTGGCACCCGGACGGGTGGCGGTCGCGTTCGGCACAGGATTCACCGGTCGACGAGCCATGGGCCAGAACGCGCTGCCATGGAATGCAGTGGCCCAGTACGTCTCCGCCTATCGCAGGCTTCTCCGCGGGGAGATCGTCGAGTGGGAGGGCGCCCCGATCCAAATGTTCAACTCGGCTGATCGACTTGCCGACGCTGCACGTGACGTGCCGATCCTGCTGTCAGCGATGGGCCCGAAGGGCGAGACCATCGCGAAGTCCCTCGAGGTCGACGGGCTGATGAGCTTCGGATCTACGGTACCTGCCATGAAGGACTTCGCTTGGAGCGTCATTCAGGTGGGGGGCACCGTCCTCGAAGAGGGCGAGGACGCCGACAGCGACCGGGTCAAGGCAACCGCCGGTCCCGCATGGGCCATCTCCTACCATGCCGCGCATGACTTCCAGGGCGGGTTTGCTGCTGTCGAGACGATGCCTGGTGGCAAGGAGTGGTCCGAAGTCATCGCCAGGACTCCAGAGGTCGAACGACATCTCGCCATTCACGACGGCCACCTGATGTACCTCAACGAAGCAGACGACGCCGCGTGGAAGGGTGGTGGAAAAGCGCTCCTACCCGACCTGACCTTCTCGGGTGACGCCGGTCGGCTCCGTGATCTCATCGCAAGCTACGCCGAGGAAGGTGTCACCGAGGTCGCCATCCTGACGTCGGGTCCCGACATTCCGCACGAGCTCGAGACGTATTGGAAGGCTCTCGACGGAATTCAGTAG